A genomic window from Punica granatum isolate Tunisia-2019 chromosome 2, ASM765513v2, whole genome shotgun sequence includes:
- the LOC116195106 gene encoding glycine-rich protein 23-like — translation MIVESRSGVAILLSLLFINGLVVAEVSENGLEDEKLLFHHPRFYKGAGLGHGIYRKGFRHGRFGKRFGGGYGGGGGLGGGGGLGGGVGGGYGGGGGLGGGRGLGGGAGGGLGGGAGGGGLGGGGGLGHGGGLGGGGGLGHGGGLGGGGGLGHGGGLGGGGGLGGGGGLGGGGGAGGGGGLGGGAGGGGGFGGGAGGGGGLGGSAGGGAGGGFGGGAGGGSGLGGGFGGGGGFGGGGGGGFGAGGGAGIGAGGGH, via the exons ATGATCGTCGAGTCTCGTTCTGGAGTTGCCATTCTCCTTTCGTTGTTGTTTATCAATGGCCTGGTAGTGGCTGAGGTTAGCGAGAATGGGCTCGAGGATGAGAAGCTCTTGTTTCACCACCCGCGGTTTTATAAAGGAGCAGGTCTAGGGCATGGGATTTACCGGAAGGGCTTTAGGCATGGAAGGTTTGGGAAACGTTTCGGAGGGGGATACGGTGGCGGTGGTGGCCTTGGTGGCGGGGGAGGTCTAGGTGGTGGTGTGGGTGGAGGGTATGGTGGAGGTGGCGGTCTAGGTGGTGGCCGTGGCCTAGGTGGTGGAGCAGGTGGTGGACTCGGTGGAGGTGCGGGTGGTGGAGGACTAGGCGGTGGTGGTGGGTTAGGCCATGGTGGTGGCCTTGGTGGTGGGGGTGGTCTGGGGCATGGTGGTGGCCTTGGTGGAGGTGGAGGTTTAGGCCATGGTGGTGGCCTTGGCGGTGGTGGTGGTCTCGGGGGTGGTGGGGGACTTGGTGGAGGAGGCG GAGCCGGAGGAGGTGGAGGACTAGGTGGAGGAGCCGGAGGAGGTGGTGGCTTTGGTGGAGGTGCTGGTGGTGGTGGAGGCTTAGGAGGCAGTGCTGGTGGAGGTGCAGGCGGTGGTTTTGGTGGGGGCGCGGGTGGCGGCAGCGGACTTGGTGGTGGATTCGGAGGCGGTGGAGGTTTTGGAGGGGGTGGTGGCGGCGGCTTcggagccggtggtggtgCTGGTATTGGAGCTGGGGGAGGCCACTGA
- the LOC116193773 gene encoding uncharacterized protein LOC116193773, producing the protein MAEENQLAVFEGNTPLTPVHSPQPTVNAPPPLTSTGVPLAHHGAPSAHLPQPISRSMSPPPGYGPPPIGYAPPPPMYVPSSATQAPPPAHDPTRMATLEGNVTTLQNAVNLMAANMAEMMALLRGPNHASSSSIPPLARGPTIDPAPWVPPTHEPEGHIAAAPAPTVIPVPAPHPTCAPAIHPVVSGLPQSTIPAIASLPPMTIPVPDPVIFAPPPVPVPAPATIYIAPPPMGFPASSAPVPAHTTEPFPYQAPQPHINLPYQAPPPINITFSELGTPTQAAPKAPPTNFFPETETEQERRMKKMEETIRALQASDPRHSTSYLDSSLFPGMQLPSKVKMPEFEKYDGTKDPRHHLRHYHTKMLQYWDYEQFVVATFQESLSGSALNWFMSLRAEDIPSWTELAKKFVEQYQYNMETPLSFLQLSTMEMAEGQKFEDYATNWRSEAAKHFPPICEAQQIQMFHGTLKGAYYSHLMGHKSTFSEMIMAGKQVDLGIKLGRLEGPTKKGEGESSRKTAAAVAPTNGRRGTEASVNVVNLGHPGSQQYSVNFTPAPPATPAYAPPTVHYPFQHPAQPVYYLALPTAFPSAPQQVVYHYAPAPPQTPQYRPPASRSPQPTQQAPAPQGQQGGAMQARQRIQFTPLPTPLSHIYRQLLAGDMIRPTVPGPSFVPANQDQSLRCEYHSGAPRHTTDNCWKLREEVQKLINSKKISFNAIRPPNVQANPLLDHGSSSGPAINMISICTMREDESQQEGPTPFIIEYVPAEATVGFTGSSAAPAPFIIEVPAREPYQDSKVPWTYEGSIGNLEQQFSVMGVTRSGRVYTNPEIAGKGKAPAASGAAPEAPPIPQKKVTEEEAEAFMKVIKASKYKVVEQMGKSPAHISLLALLLSSEPHREALLRVLTAAQVPKETTPDRIEETVSSIFSNAISFSDDELPSEGWAHSRALHIVCKCNNFIIGRVMIENGSALNVCPVSTLKQMNVDLNRVRPSKTAVRAFDGSRREVNGEIDLLIDVGPCSFSVTFQVLDIPNAFSLLLGRPWIHSAGAVPSSLHQRIKFIADGRLITVKGEEDHAIYKETTVPYISIGDDENLPFHSFETISVIRDYGEVRPSRADRMVGKVLLRHNYVPGIGLGAQGQGINCPIEIEEYKNRRGLGFRPSCHEIIEARRGKHLHHLATHYGKINRGIPVPPLSHFFPAPPHVIGGTLDGPSSVSDAEPVDLPAICAVTEETPLGVHIRLAQENEELNNWTSVWIPQ; encoded by the exons ATGGCAGAGGAAAATCAACTCGCTGTCTTCGAGGGAAATACACCACTGACGCCGGTTCATTCTCCACAGCCCACGGTGAACGCACCACCACCGCTTACCTCCACAGGCGTGCCACTAGCACATCATGGGGCCCCCTCGGCCCATCTCCCACAACCGATTTCAAGAAGCATGTCACCACCGCCGGGATACGGGCCACCGCCAATTGGGTACGCGCCGCCACCACCAATGTATGTGCCGTCGTCGGCCACTCAAGCACCACCACCTGCCCATGATCCTACTCGCATGGCCACGCTTGAGGGCAACGTCACCACTCTTCAAAACGCGGTTAACTTAATGGCCGCTAATATGGCCGAGATGATGGCCTTGCTCAGGGGGCCAAATCACGCGTCTTCGAGCTCCATCCCGCCTCTCGCACGCGGGCCAACTATCGATCCCGCTCCTTGGGTCCCGCCAACCCATGAACCAGAAGGCCACATAGCGGCCGCCCCCGCGCCGACAGTTATCCCAGTGCCCGCTCCTCATCCGACGTGCGCGCCGGCAATTCACCCGGTCGTCTCTGGCCTTCCTCAGTCCACCATTCCAGCAATCGCCTCACTTCCACCCATGACGATTCCCGTGCCAGATCCGGTTATATTCGCTCCACCTCCCGTGCCCGTGCCAGCTCCAGCTACCATTTATATTGCTCCTCCGCCGATGGGTTTCCCGGCATCGAGTGCCCCTGTTCCTGCTCACACAACTGAGCCTTTCCcttaccaagctccacaaccccatatTAACCTCCcctaccaagctccacctcccataaatatTACTTTCTCCGAACTGGGCACGCCGACTCAAGCGGCCCCCAAAGCTCCACCCACAAATTTCTTTCCCGAAACGGAAACCGAGCAGgagaggagaatgaagaagatggaagagacTATTAGAGCCCTCCAAGCAAGTGATCCCCGACATAGCACGAGTTACTTGGATTCATCTCTCTTCCCGGGGATGCAGCTGCCCTCGAAAGTCAAAATGCCCGAGTTCGAGAAATACGATGGAACTAAAGACCCGCGGCACCACCTTCGCCACTATCATACAAAGATGCTCCAGTACTGGGATTATGAGCAGTTCGTTGTCGCCACTTTCCAAGAGAGTCTATCAGGATCGGCCCTTAACTGGTTCATGTCTCTTCGAGCGGAGGACATCCCCTCCTGGACCGAACTGGCCAAGAAGTTTGTTGAGCAGTATCAGTATAACATGGAGACACCCCTGTCCTTCCTCCAGTTGAGCACGATGGAAATGGCAGAGGGGCAAAAGTTTGAGGATTACGCCACGAATTGGCGTTCGGAAGCAGCAAAACATTTCCCTCCAATTTGCGAAGCGCAGCAAATCCAAATGTTTCATGGGACTCTCAAAGGGGCTTACTACTCTCACCTCATGGGTCACAAGTCTACTTTCTCGGAGATGATTATGGCCGGGAAGCAGGTAGACCTGGGCATCAAACTTGGAAGGTTAGAGGGCCCGACAAAGAAGGGAGAAGGAGAGTCCTCGAGGAAGACCGCGGCTGCAGTAGCCCCTACTAACGGCAGAAGGGGAACGGAGGCTTCGGTTAATGTAGTTAATCTAGGACATCCGGGATCTCAACAGTACTCGGTGAATTTCACACCTGCGCCACCTGCTACTCCCGCATATGCTCCGCCGACTGTACACTATCCGTTTCAGCATCCCGCTCAACCGGTTTATTATTTGGCCCTGCCGACAGCATTTCCATCGGCCCCGCAACAAGTCGTCTATCATTATGCTCCCGCTCCTCCTCAGACCCCGCAGTATAGGCCTccggcttcgagatctcctcagcCGACGCAACAGGCCCCAGCTCCACAAGGTCAACAAGGCGGCGCAATGCAAGCTCGACAGCGCATACAGTTCACACCCCTGCCTACCCCGCTCTCCCATATATACAGGCAACTATTAGCCGGCGACATGATTCGACCAACGGTTCCCGGTCCCAGTTTCGTTCCGGCAAACCAAGATCAGAGTCTACGCTGCGAGTACCATTCAGGTGCACCCAGGCACACCACCGACAACTGTTGGAAATTGCGGGAGGAGGTTCAGAAGTTGATCAATAGTAAAAAGATCTCGTTCAATGCCATTAGGCCCCCGAACGTGCAAGCTAACCCTCTCCTTGATCACGGGTCGAGCTCGGGGCCCGCCATCAATATGATCAGTATTTGCACTATGAGAGAGGACGAGAGCCAACAGGAGGGCCCTACTCCATTTATAATCGAGTATGTCCCCGCGGAAGCCACCGTAGGGTTCACAGGGTCTAGTGCCGCACCCGCCCCGTTCATAATAGAAGTCCCCGCTCGAGAGCCGTACCAGGAcagcaaggtcccctggacctacgaaggaagtATCGGGAATCTTGAGCAGCAGTTCAGTGTCATGGGCGTGACACGCTCGGGCCGGGTGTACACGAACCCGGAGATCGCAGGCAAGGGTAAGGCTCCCGCTGCATCCGGAGCTGCTCCGGAAGCCCCGCCTATCCCGcagaagaaggtgaccgaagaagaagctgaggctttcatgaaagtgattAAGGCAAGCAAGTACAAGGTAGTAGAACAAATGGGTAAGTCTCCAGCTCATATTTCACTACTCGCTCTCCTCTTGAGTTCGGAGCCACACCGAGAAGCCCTCCTACGGGTCCTTACTGCAGCACAGGTTCCTAAGGAGACAACCCCGGATCGGATTGAAGAGACCGTCAGCTCGATTTTCTCCAATGCCATCTCATTTTCAGATGACGAGCTCCCCTCCGAAGGGTGGGCACACtcacgggcattgcacatcgtctgcaagtgcaacaatttcATCattggccgggtcatgatcgaaAACGGCTCCGCCCTCAATGTTTGCCCAGTGTCCACGTTGAAgcaaatgaatgtggacctcaaCCGCGTCCGCCCGAGCAAAACCGCGGTtagagcctttgacggctcgcGGAGGGAAGTGAATGGGGAGATTGACCTCTTGATCGATGTCGGCCCGTGCTCATTCAGCGTCACATTTCAGGTCCTTGACATCCCGAATGCTTTTAGCCTGCTCCTCGGGAGACCCTGGATCCACTCAGCTGGAGCCGTTCCCTCGTCCCTGCACCAAAGGATCAAGTTCATCGCGGATGGTCGGCTCATTACGGTCAAGGGTGAAGAGGAccacgccatctacaaggaaaCGACTGTGCCCTATATTAGCATCGGAGACGACGAGAACCTCCCATTCCATTCAttcgagaccatctccgtcattcgggACTATGGAGAGGTCCGTCCATCTCGTGCTGACCGCATGGTCGGGAAGGTCCTTCTGCGTCACAACTACGTTCCCGGTATCGGGCTTGGAGCACAGGGGCAAGGGATCAATTGCCCCATCGAGATTgaagagtacaagaacaggaggggactcggttttcgcccttcctgccacGAAATTATCGAGGCCCGTAGGGGCAAACACCTCCACCATCTCGCCACGCATTATgggaagatcaacaggggcatcccgGTTCCCCCACTCTCTCACTTTTTCCCCGCACCGCCACACGTCATCGGAGGTACTCTTGACGGCCCCTCCTCGGTTTCAGACGCTGAGCCTGTCGATCTGCCAGCCATATgcgccgtcactgaggagactcCTTTAGGGGTCCATATCCGCCTTGCACAGGAGAATGAGGAgctcaacaactggacctca GTTTGGATCCCTCAATAG